From the Cumulibacter manganitolerans genome, the window CGTCGCGCCCTCCATGGGGATGATGCTCGAAACGACGTCCCGCCGGCTGTACGAGACCCCCGGTGAGGCGCACTACGCGTCGCCGGACAAGGACCCCGACGTGCGGATCCGGGTGCTCGAGGACGCCGGCCGGCTCAACATCCCGTTCACCACCGGGCTGCTGATCGGCATCGGGGAGACGTACGCCGAGCGCGTCGACTCGATCTTCACACTGCGCCGGATCGCGCGCACGTACGGCGGGATCCAGGAAGTCATCATCCAGAACTTCCGCGCCAAGCCGGACACCGCGATGCGCGCCGCCCCGGACGCCGACATCGAGGAGTTCGCCGCCGCGCTCGCGGTCACCCGCATCGTGCTCGGCCCGAAGATGCGCCTGCAGGCACCCCCCAACCTCGCGCCGAACGACCTCGCGTTGCTGATGGCGGCCGGCATCGACGACTGGGGCGGCATCTCGCCGGTGACCCCCGACCACGTCAACCCCGAGTACCCCTGGCCGCAGATCGACGAGCTCGCCGCGTTCGTCGAGCAGCGTGGCTTCACGCTGCGCGAGCGGCTCACCATCTATCCCGAGTACGTCCGGCGCCGCGAGGCATGGCTCGACCCCCGCCTGTTCGGCCATGTCGCCGCGCTCGCCGGCGCCGACGACCTCGCCGACGAGAACGCCGTCGTGCAAGGGAAGCCGTGGCAGGAGCCGCCGTCCGCGATGGTGGCGAGCGGTCGCGTCGACCTGCACACCGCCATCGACACCGAGGGCCGCCGGACCGAGACCCGCTCCGACTTCGACGAAGGCGTCTACGGAGACTGGACGGAGATCGGCCGCGCGGTCCGGCAGCCCGGGGCCCGCGGATCCTCGGCGACGATGCGCGCCGAGTTCGTCGCGGCCCTGTCGGCCGCCGAGGACCGCCAGGCGGCGATGACCGACGCGCAGGCGGCGGTGCTGTTCGACGCGCAGGACGGCGCGGAGGTCGACGCGCTGGCGCAGCTCGCCGACGAGCTGCGGCGCGACGCAGTCGGCGACGACATCACGTACGTCGTCAACCGGAACATCAACTTCACCAATGTCTGCTACACCGGGTGCCGGTTCTGCGCGTTCGCGCAGCGGCGGACCGACGCCGACGCGTTCACCCTCTCGCTCGAGCAGGTCGCCGACCGGGCGCAGCAGGCGTGGGACGTCGGAGCGACCGAGGTGTGCATGCAGGGCGGGATCCACCCGGACCTGCCGGGCACGGCCTACTTCGACATCGCCCGGGCGGTCAAGCAGCGCACGCCGGACATGCACGTGCACGCCTTCTCGCCCATGGAGGTGGTCAACGGTGCGGCGCGCACCGATCTGACGATCGGCGAGTTCCTGACCGCGGCGGCCGAGGCCGGCGTCGACTCCTTCCCGGGCACGGCGGCCGAGATCCTCGACGACGACGTCCGGTGGGTGCTCACCAAGGGCAAGCTGCCGACCGCGCAGTGGATCGAGGTCGTGACGACCGCGCACCGGCTCGGTCTGCCGACGACGTCCACGATGATGTACGGCCATGTCGACAACGCCTCGCACTGGCTGGCCCACCTGCGGCTGATCGGCCGGCTGCAGGACGACACGGGCGGGTTCAGCGAGTTCGTGCTTCTGCCGTTCGTGCACTCTTCTTCGCCGATATATCTGGCAGGCATCGCGCGGCCCGGCCCGACCGCGCTCGAGAACCGAATCGTGCACGCGATGTCTCGGATTCTGCTGCACGGCAAGATCCGCAACATCCAGACGTCGTGGGTGAAGACCACCGAGCACAGCGTGGTCACCCACCTGCGTGGCGGCGTCAACGACATCGGCGGGACGCTGATGGAGGAGACGATCTCGCGGATGGCCGGCTCGGAGTCCGGCTCGTTCCGCACGATCACCGAGCTGGAGCGCATCGGTGGCCTCGCCGGCCGGCCCGTGCGCCAGCGCACCACGGAGTACGGCGAGGTGCCCGCCGAGCGGCGTGCCGCTGCGTTGCGCAGCGGCGGCGTCCTACCGGTCGACCTGCTGCGGCAGGTACCGGTCGCCGGCGCGGTCGCGAAGTAAGCGAGCGGGCCGTCGGTCGCGAGCCAGCCGTCGATCGCACCCCCGAAGCGGACTTCGGCGGCAACAGCGGGGAAATAAGCCCGCTTCTGCCGTCGGACCCCGCTCGATCGCCGCTGCCCGCTCCGCCGCCGGGCGGCCCCTATCTGCGGTAGACCGACACCGCCCAGCCGGCGTCGTCGTCGAACGGCGCCAGCTGCCAGGTGGCGAAGCGGTGCTGCAGCGCGAGCCCCGCGGCCGCGGCGTCGGCGTCCTGCATCTCGGGCGTGTAGTCCCGCCCGATCGCGAAGCCGGTGACGAGGCGGCCTCCGGGACGCAGCAGCCGCGTCAGCGAGGCCAGCACCGCGGCCTCGGTGCCCGGAGCGAGGTAGACCATCACGTTGCCGGCCAGCGCGACGATGTCGTACTCGGTGGGCAGCCCGGCGGCGGACAGCACGTCCGGAGCCAGCGTCAGCAGGTCGGCCGCGAGCAGCGGGAGATCCGGATACCGTTCGCGCCCGAGAGCGATGTGCCCGGCGTCCTTGTCGACGCCGGCCACCCGATGCCCGGCCCGCAGCAGTACCGCGCCGACGCGGCCCGCACCGCAGCCGGCATCCAGGATGGTCGAGCCCCGATCGGCGAGCGCGTCGATGAAGCGGGCCTCGCCCGCGGTGTCGGCGCCCGACTCGTGCAGGTCGCTGAACCGGTCGACGTACGCTTGCCACTTGTCCTGGTGGGCGACGAGCTCGAGGTCCCAACGCGTCGGTCGTGATGCGGTCATGCCGCTGATTCTCCCAGGGCCCGTGCACCGCTGCAGGCGGCTTGCGTATCATGGTCCGAGCATCGCTGCGGGCGTAGTTTAATGGCAGAACTTCAGCTTCCCAAGCTGATAGCGCGGGTTCGATTCCCGTCGCCCGCTCAACTGCCGAACCCCTCCACTCTCAATCGGCCGTACGGCTCAGGAGATGCGGAGGGGTTCGGCGTTTTCGTGGATCGTGCGGGGATCAACCCTTCGGCTTGGTGCCCGGGAGCAGGCCGGCGTCGATGACCGCCTTCACGTACGGACGGGCGGCCGCGAAGATCTCGTCGGCGTCGTCCACCCCGGCCCACACGCCGGCGGCGGCGTCGTCGGTCTCGTCCTCGACCTTGCGCTGCAACGCGGCACCGGCCTCGGTGAGCCGCTCGGCCCCCGCCTCGAGCAGCCCGCGAGTACGCAGCGCATCGGCGGCGGCGCCCCACTGCTCGTCGCTCCACGCGCGGCTCTTCTGGGTCTGCGCGCGCCCCATGCCCGAGACCTTCGCGGCCGGGTCGGGATGCTCGCTCTCGTGCAGCACGAGCGCCTCAATCGGCGAGAGCCCGTTGACCACCAGGGCGGCGATGTGGCCGTCGCCGCGCCATTCCCGCCAGGTGGTGAAGGCCTGCCACAGACCGACGTGCGGCTCGAGATCGCGGGACAGCCCGAGGTTCGCGCTGCCGAGCGGGCGGCCCGCTCGGTCACCGCGCGCGAGCAGCTCGGTCATCCGGTCGACGAGCCGCGGCAACGCGTCGTGGCCACGGCGGTTGCCGAACGCGACGGTGAGCGCCTTGTCGGCGATCTGCTCTCGCGCGTCGAGCAGCTGCTCGACGCTGTGCGACGACAGCGCGTCCTGCCAGCCCTTCTCGACCGCGGCCGGATTCCAGTTGTAGAAGGAGCTGGTGATCACCGCGGGGCTCGCCGGGCCGAGCGGAGCGCCGCGGAACCCGACGTACGACGCGTAGAAGCCGAGCCCTTCGGCCTTCGCGACCTCGCCGACCTGCGGTCCGAAATAGGCGACGAGATGCAGCGGCTCGAAGGCCTGGTACGCGCGGCGGGCGTTCGCGCGGGCGCGTTCGTCGTGGCGGAAGGTCATGGTTGCTCCTAGCTGGCGGAAACGAAGTGCACGTCACGGGCCGGTGCTGATCCGAGCTCGCGGGCCCCGCTCACCTAACCACGGTGGTCGCCGGCGGCTCAAGGTCGGCGGCCACCGGGCGCTGCCGCGTCGAGAGCTCCTTCGATCTCGGTGACGTGCCGGTCGAGCCGCTCCAGCCGGTCGCGGGTGCGGGCCGGTTCGCCGACCTTCGCGAGGTTGGCCATGCCGGGGTCGCCGCGGTCGATGCCCGCCGCGATCCGTTCGCACGCGACCCGCATGCGACGCCGCGCGGCATCCAGCAGGACGACGGGGGAGTACGTGCCGTACGCCGCAGCGAGGACGGCGAGCCGGTGGGCGATCCGGGCGGGCTGGATGTCGCGGTACAGCGGAACCGACGTCCATGCCAGGAAGGCGAGGTCGTCCAGCGGGTCGCCGGGGCCGGCCATGTCCCAGTCGAACAGGCCGACGGCCTCGTCGCCGCGGAACGCCCAGTTGTAGGCGCCCGGGTCGTTGTGGCAGACCACCTCGCCGTCGTCGAGCCGGCGCGTGCCGTAGCGCCAGGTCAGCTCGCCCTCCGGCCGGAAGGTGGCCAGCGCGTCGTGGATCTCGCGCAGCACCCGGCCGCAGGAGGCGATCTGCGCGTCGGTCAGGTCGTCGGTGTCCGGGCGGATCGTCGCGCCGGGGATGTAGCTGAGCACCTCGCGTCCGCGCGCGTCGTCCCCGAGCACGTCGGGTGTCTGCGCGACGCGGCGGAGGTGGGTGAGTACCGCGTGCACCGCGGGCGTCCAGGGCCCGGTGGGACGGCGCACCGTGTCACCGATCCGGACGGCGCCGCCGGTCGCTCCGCCGGGCAGCGGCGTCCCGTCGAGCAGCCGCTCGCGCAGCTCGGGCAGGAACACCCGGTCCGCGGGGATCCACTGGACGCTGTCGAGCTCCTCGGGCCCGAGCCACCGCAGCTCGCTGTGCTCGCGGGCCTCGGGACGCAGCGCCGTGGCCGGTGGCCGACCCTCGCCGCTTGCGGCCGCGTCCTCATCGAAGCCCTCGGCGTACACCGCGACGAGGCGCAGCCCGGGAGCCACCGGTGCAGAGGCGTCGAGCGTGCCGTGGACCCGCACCGAGATGCCGAGCTCCTCGCCGATCTCGCGCGTCGCCGCGTCCGCGAGCGTCTCCCCGGTCTCGACCTTCCCGCCGGGGAGCTCCCACAGGCCGGCGACCTCGGGAGGATAGGCGCGCCGCGCAGCGAGCACCTCGCCGTGCCGCAGCACGGCGACCGCAACGACGAGCTGCTCCGCGATCGGCATCCGATCACGCTAGTACGGCGGGTCGTGGGCTGTCGCCGGCGCCCCGCTAGCATGGCGGAATGCTGCTGTCTGACCGTGACCTGCGCGCTCGCATCGACACCGCCGATCTCGGCATCGAGCCCTTCGACGCCGCCCTGATCCAGCCGTCGAGCATCGACGTCCGGCTGGACCGCTACTTCCGGGTCTTCAACAACCAGCGCTACACGCACATCGATCCGGCCCAGCAGCAGGACGACCTGACGAGCGCGGTGGAGGTCGCCGACGGCGATCCCTTCGTGCTGCACCCGGGGGAGTTCGTGCTCGGCTCGACCCTCGAGGTCATCAGCCTGGCCGACGACCTCGCGGGACGGCTGGAGGGCAAGTCCAGCCTCGGCCGCCTCGGCCTGCTCACGCATTCGACGGCCGGCTTCATCGACCCGGGGTTCTCCGGGCACATCACCCTCGAGCTGTCGAACATGGCCAACCTGCCGATCACGCTGTGGCCGGGCATGAAGATCGGCCAGCTGTGCGTGTTCCAGCTCAGCAGCGCGGCCGAGCACCCGTACGGCTCGGAGATCTACGGCTCGCGCTACCAGGGGCAGCGCGGGCCCACCCCGTCG encodes:
- a CDS encoding bifunctional FO biosynthesis protein CofGH, yielding MSINPPTESAMRRALARAERATSIDETEAEVLLHARGADLQRLCAAASLVRDSGLQAAGRPGVLTYSKKVFIPVTRLCRDRCHYCTFVTVPGRLPAAYLSPDEILEIARQGAELGCKEALFTLGDRPEDRWDAAARWLDEAGYPDTLSYVRAMAIRVLEETGLLPHLNPGVMSWAELQRLRPVAPSMGMMLETTSRRLYETPGEAHYASPDKDPDVRIRVLEDAGRLNIPFTTGLLIGIGETYAERVDSIFTLRRIARTYGGIQEVIIQNFRAKPDTAMRAAPDADIEEFAAALAVTRIVLGPKMRLQAPPNLAPNDLALLMAAGIDDWGGISPVTPDHVNPEYPWPQIDELAAFVEQRGFTLRERLTIYPEYVRRREAWLDPRLFGHVAALAGADDLADENAVVQGKPWQEPPSAMVASGRVDLHTAIDTEGRRTETRSDFDEGVYGDWTEIGRAVRQPGARGSSATMRAEFVAALSAAEDRQAAMTDAQAAVLFDAQDGAEVDALAQLADELRRDAVGDDITYVVNRNINFTNVCYTGCRFCAFAQRRTDADAFTLSLEQVADRAQQAWDVGATEVCMQGGIHPDLPGTAYFDIARAVKQRTPDMHVHAFSPMEVVNGAARTDLTIGEFLTAAAEAGVDSFPGTAAEILDDDVRWVLTKGKLPTAQWIEVVTTAHRLGLPTTSTMMYGHVDNASHWLAHLRLIGRLQDDTGGFSEFVLLPFVHSSSPIYLAGIARPGPTALENRIVHAMSRILLHGKIRNIQTSWVKTTEHSVVTHLRGGVNDIGGTLMEETISRMAGSESGSFRTITELERIGGLAGRPVRQRTTEYGEVPAERRAAALRSGGVLPVDLLRQVPVAGAVAK
- a CDS encoding class I SAM-dependent methyltransferase yields the protein MTASRPTRWDLELVAHQDKWQAYVDRFSDLHESGADTAGEARFIDALADRGSTILDAGCGAGRVGAVLLRAGHRVAGVDKDAGHIALGRERYPDLPLLAADLLTLAPDVLSAAGLPTEYDIVALAGNVMVYLAPGTEAAVLASLTRLLRPGGRLVTGFAIGRDYTPEMQDADAAAAGLALQHRFATWQLAPFDDDAGWAVSVYRR
- a CDS encoding SCO6745 family protein is translated as MTFRHDERARANARRAYQAFEPLHLVAYFGPQVGEVAKAEGLGFYASYVGFRGAPLGPASPAVITSSFYNWNPAAVEKGWQDALSSHSVEQLLDAREQIADKALTVAFGNRRGHDALPRLVDRMTELLARGDRAGRPLGSANLGLSRDLEPHVGLWQAFTTWREWRGDGHIAALVVNGLSPIEALVLHESEHPDPAAKVSGMGRAQTQKSRAWSDEQWGAAADALRTRGLLEAGAERLTEAGAALQRKVEDETDDAAAGVWAGVDDADEIFAAARPYVKAVIDAGLLPGTKPKG
- a CDS encoding NUDIX domain-containing protein — protein: MPIAEQLVVAVAVLRHGEVLAARRAYPPEVAGLWELPGGKVETGETLADAATREIGEELGISVRVHGTLDASAPVAPGLRLVAVYAEGFDEDAAASGEGRPPATALRPEAREHSELRWLGPEELDSVQWIPADRVFLPELRERLLDGTPLPGGATGGAVRIGDTVRRPTGPWTPAVHAVLTHLRRVAQTPDVLGDDARGREVLSYIPGATIRPDTDDLTDAQIASCGRVLREIHDALATFRPEGELTWRYGTRRLDDGEVVCHNDPGAYNWAFRGDEAVGLFDWDMAGPGDPLDDLAFLAWTSVPLYRDIQPARIAHRLAVLAAAYGTYSPVVLLDAARRRMRVACERIAAGIDRGDPGMANLAKVGEPARTRDRLERLDRHVTEIEGALDAAAPGGRRP
- the dcd gene encoding dCTP deaminase, which codes for MLLSDRDLRARIDTADLGIEPFDAALIQPSSIDVRLDRYFRVFNNQRYTHIDPAQQQDDLTSAVEVADGDPFVLHPGEFVLGSTLEVISLADDLAGRLEGKSSLGRLGLLTHSTAGFIDPGFSGHITLELSNMANLPITLWPGMKIGQLCVFQLSSAAEHPYGSEIYGSRYQGQRGPTPSRSFRNWQTWPTR